A genomic window from Salvia miltiorrhiza cultivar Shanhuang (shh) chromosome 5, IMPLAD_Smil_shh, whole genome shotgun sequence includes:
- the LOC131025980 gene encoding protein FAR1-RELATED SEQUENCE 5-like — protein sequence MELSDNFNPSIPDRQICFPTSANTLKPYVGQLHNTLDEGVKFYKAYAAACGFQCRMSTIIYAADGTIRLRYVLCNREGVWDKVDGTLNEHGNPLKKKRKTTSSRCDCMARAIFEVVDGGRYKIRRFNEGHTHSMVPAHTRHLMTGNRKVGELEQLFIISGVKANIGAMRTFRLYRELIGSYEAVGCTSDDFKNYVRDLKGHSLDSDAKMLLDALTNKQELGDGFKFICDVDEEKKMRRLIWTDETAVKNYKIYGEAVSFDATYHTNKYQMIFTPFTGRDNHGKCISFGAALISREDTESYSWVLDKFYEIMGCAPRVLITDQDPALRKAVASTWKETRHRFCMWHITIKVAEKLPSRLAKDPDFKANFGRIVWAEDKDPEVFEEDWNNMIDEYDLGGNKWFSDMYEDRAFWIPAYFKDIPMSGLFRTTSFSESENSFFKRFLNKNADLVLLYTNYCMALDSQRNNFKKITYADKTRSPSMLYALPIEKHASQVYTNSIFKCVQDEIGFSIRGCSIRKMYSEDDDNVFVIEDNLDGVFTVRHVTEHDDVSCSCNMFIRKGLVCKHMFHVFTNMRIHKIPEKYIVRRWCKFSIIFPEEAQSEQSKDYVQPSAKGDFRFFKVVADSLGYVRCNNELSE from the exons ATGGAATTATCAG ATAATTTCAATCCAAGTATTCCAGATCGTCAAATATGCTTCCCTACTTCTGCCAATACATTAAAACCATATGTTGGACAGCTGCATAATACACTCGATGAAGGTGTTAAGTTTTATAAAGCATATGCTGCCGCATGTGGTTTCCAGTGTCGGATGAGTACTATTATATATGCTGCAGATGGCACTATTCGACTCAGATATGTTTTATGCAATAGAGAAGGAGTGTGGGACAAGGTCGATGGGACACTAAATGAACATGGGAATCCTTTGAAAAAGAAACGGAAGACAACATCTTCCCGGTGCGATTGTATGGCTAGAGCCATCTTTGAAGTTGTGGATGGTGGTCGCTACAAGATTCGTAGGTTCAATGAAGGGCACACGCATTCAATGGTGCCCGCCCATACTCGTCATCTGATGACCGGCAACAGGAAAGTTGGAGAACTGGAGCAACTATTCATAATTTCGGGCGTCAAGGCAAACATTGGGGCTATGCGTACTTTTCGTTTGTATAGGGAACTCATAGGCAGTTACGAAGCAGTGGGGTGCACCAGTGATGACTTCAAGAATTATGTCAGGGATCTCAAAGGTCATTCATTAGATTCGGATGCCAAAATGTTGTTGGATGCACTTACAAATAAACAGGAATTGGGAGATGGGTTCAAATTCATTTGCGACGTAgacgaagaaaaaaaaatgcgtCGATTGATATGGACTGACGAAACTGCCGTGAAGAACTACAAAATTTATGGAGAGGCGGTATCATTCGACGCCACATATCACACAAACAA GTACCAAATGATTTTCACTCCTTTTACTGGGAGAGACAATCACGGAAAATGTATTTCGTTTGGTGCAGCCCTTATATCTCGCGAAGACACGGAATCCTATTCTTGGGTGCTTGATAAATTTTATGAGATTATGGGCTGTGCACCCCGTGTACTGATAACAGATCAAGACCCAGCTCTAAGAAAGGCCGTGGCATCTACATGGAAAGAGACGCGACATAGGTTTTGCATGTGGCACATAACTATTAAGGTTGCGGAGAAATTGCCATCAAGGCTGGCAAAGGACCCTGATTTCAAGGCAAATTTTGGCAGAATTGTGTGGGCCGAAGACAAAGATCCTGAAGTGTTCGAGGAAGATTGGAACAATATGATCGATGAATACGACCTTGGTGGAAACAAGTGGTTTTCGGACATGTATGAAGACAGAGCTTTCTGGATACCTGCATATTTCAAAGACATTCCCATGAGCGGTCTATTCCGAACCACTTCATTTTCAGAGAGTGAGAACAGTTTTTTCAAGCGCTTTCTCAACAAGAATGCTGATCTCGTATTACTTTATACGAATTATTGCATGGCTCTTGATTCTCAGCGCAATAACTTCAAGAAGATAACTTATGCAGATAAGACTCGTTCCCCTAGTATGCTGTATGCGCTCCCCATTGAGAAACATGCATCTCAGGTATACACGAACTCTATTTTTAAGTGTGTTCAGGATGAGATAGGTTTCTCGATCCGTGGGTGTAGCATTCGCAAGATGTATTCAGAAGATGATGACAACGTGTTTGTCATTGAGGATAACCTAGATGGTGTTTTTACAGTTCGTCATGTGACCGAGCACGACGACGTGTCGTGTAGCTGCAACATGTTTATCAGAAAAGGTTTGGTGTGCAAACATATGTTCCACGTGTTCACAAATATGAGGATTCACAAAATCCCTGAAAAATACATTGTTAGACGTTGGTGCAAGTTTAGCATAATATTCCCAGAAGAAGCACAAAGTGAACAGTCTAAAGATTATGTTCAACCTTCAGCTAAAGGAGACTTTCGTTTCTTCAAGGTCGTTGCGGATAGCCTTGGGTATGTGAGATGCAACAATGAGCTAAGTGAGTAG